Proteins encoded together in one Marinobacter sp. Arc7-DN-1 window:
- a CDS encoding Na+/H+ antiporter subunit E, translating into MLDRLSFPQPWLSLILFTTWQLLSDGVSGASIVMGLILAWLIPQLTQGFWPERPAFVKSWRMPMYLAVVLKDIVVASFSVARLILSPRQPRPIFVCYPLQLEQPLAITILASTISLTPGTVSVDVSDDNKTLLIHALDAASDQEVIGAIHNRYEKPLMEMFQ; encoded by the coding sequence ATGCTTGATCGCCTGAGTTTTCCGCAACCCTGGTTGAGCCTGATCCTGTTCACTACCTGGCAGTTGCTCAGCGACGGCGTGTCCGGCGCCAGTATCGTGATGGGCCTGATCCTGGCCTGGCTGATCCCGCAACTGACTCAGGGCTTCTGGCCCGAGCGGCCGGCGTTCGTTAAGTCCTGGCGGATGCCCATGTATCTGGCTGTCGTGCTCAAGGACATTGTGGTTGCCAGCTTCTCGGTCGCCCGCCTGATTCTGAGCCCGCGCCAGCCGCGCCCGATTTTCGTCTGTTACCCTCTTCAGCTCGAGCAGCCGCTGGCGATTACCATCCTCGCCAGCACCATTTCGCTCACACCAGGCACCGTCAGCGTCGATGTCAGCGATGACAACAAGACCCTCCTGATCCACGCCCTTGATGCAGCCAGCGACCAGGAGGTCATTGGCGCCATACACAACCGCTACGAGAAGCCGTTGATGGAGATGTTCCAATGA
- a CDS encoding K+/H+ antiporter subunit F, translated as MMTIALYTSISMVTLATLLNVYRLIKGPDAPDRVLALDTLYINAIALIILLGIALGTRMYLEAALLIAVMGFVGTVAMAKYLKRGSVIE; from the coding sequence ATGATGACAATCGCCCTCTACACCTCGATTTCCATGGTCACCCTGGCGACCCTGCTCAACGTCTACCGGCTGATCAAGGGGCCGGACGCACCAGACCGGGTACTGGCACTGGACACGCTCTACATCAACGCCATTGCCCTGATTATCCTGCTCGGAATCGCCCTGGGGACGCGGATGTACCTGGAAGCCGCCCTGCTTATTGCTGTCATGGGCTTTGTCGGAACCGTGGCCATGGCCAAATACCTGAAGCGGGGCAGTGTCATTGAATAG
- a CDS encoding Na+/H+ antiporter subunit G, producing MSLITEYVISALLLLGSAFTLVGAIGLARLPDFFTRLHGPTKATTLGVGAIMLSSVIYFSARGEGVGISEILITLFLVITAPVSANILAKAAMHIGVRTVENTAGKPWEQ from the coding sequence ATGAGTCTGATCACCGAATACGTTATTTCTGCCCTGCTGCTGCTCGGGAGCGCCTTTACCCTGGTTGGCGCCATCGGCCTGGCCAGGCTGCCGGACTTTTTTACCCGCCTTCACGGCCCAACCAAGGCTACAACCCTGGGGGTCGGCGCCATCATGCTCAGCTCGGTGATTTACTTCAGCGCCAGGGGCGAGGGCGTGGGCATTTCGGAGATCCTGATTACCCTGTTCCTGGTAATCACGGCCCCGGTCAGCGCTAACATTCTTGCCAAGGCGGCCATGCATATAGGCGTCAGAACGGTGGAAAACACCGCAGGCAAGCCCTGGGAGCAGTGA
- a CDS encoding pyrimidine/purine nucleoside phosphorylase, producing MLKVNEYFDGKAKSIAFQTATLPATVGVISPGEYEFGTSKKETMTVISGALTVLLPGMEEWMTYGAGEGFDVAGQASFKAKTDIDTAYLCTYE from the coding sequence ATGCTGAAAGTAAATGAGTATTTCGACGGTAAGGCCAAGTCCATTGCCTTCCAGACCGCCACCCTGCCCGCCACCGTTGGCGTAATCAGCCCGGGCGAATACGAGTTTGGCACCAGCAAGAAGGAAACCATGACGGTGATCAGCGGGGCCCTGACGGTTCTGCTGCCAGGCATGGAGGAATGGATGACCTACGGTGCCGGTGAGGGTTTTGATGTTGCCGGGCAGGCAAGTTTCAAGGCAAAGACCGACATCGACACCGCCTATCTCTGCACTTACGAGTAA